In one Candidatus Woesearchaeota archaeon B3_Woes genomic region, the following are encoded:
- a CDS encoding peptidylprolyl isomerase translates to MPIKKGDKIKVDYTGTFDDGNVFDTSEGKQPIEFEVGAGQLIKGFDEAVVGMEKGQEKEIKLSSSEAYGDVNPELIKKVPRDKLPKDKEIKPGMVLGMGTPDGKQIPVRVTDANDKEITIDLNHPLAGKNLNFKIKVVEIVS, encoded by the coding sequence ATGCCAATAAAGAAAGGAGATAAAATAAAAGTTGATTATACTGGAACATTTGATGATGGTAATGTATTTGATACTTCAGAAGGAAAACAACCAATAGAGTTTGAAGTTGGGGCTGGTCAATTAATAAAAGGCTTTGATGAGGCTGTTGTGGGTATGGAAAAAGGGCAGGAGAAAGAGATAAAACTTAGTTCATCTGAAGCTTATGGTGATGTTAATCCTGAATTAATTAAGAAAGTACCTAGAGACAAGCTGCCTAAAGATAAGGAGATAAAACCTGGAATGGTTTTAGGAATGGGTACACCAGATGGAAAACAGATTCCAGTTAGAGTAACAGATGCTAATGATAAGGAGATAACTATTGATCTAAATCATCCTCTTGCTGGAAAGAATCTTAATTTTAAGATTAAGGTTGTAGAAATAGTTTCTTGA